From one Desulfurobacterium thermolithotrophum DSM 11699 genomic stretch:
- a CDS encoding bifunctional 3,4-dihydroxy-2-butanone-4-phosphate synthase/GTP cyclohydrolase II, producing the protein MVKGRFPLDRVEEAIEEIKKGKMVVVVDDPNRENEGDLVIAAEKVTPEAINFMAKYGRGLICLALTEERCDELEIEPMTPRPTDPKETAFGISIDAHPKFGTTTGISAYDRAITIKRAIDPEAKPEDFIKPGHVFPLRARKGGVLKRSGHTEAAVDLARLAGLYPAGVICEIMDEDGSMMRLPKLIDYARKHGLKIISIADLIEYRMKSESLIRREAEANLPTPYGMWKIYAYTSLVDNKEHVALTMGEIREDEPILVRVHSECLTGDVFGSLKCDCRSQLHKAMEMISEEGKGVIVYLRQEGRGIGLVNKIKAYHLQDHGFDTVEANKKLGFPPDMRDFGIGAQILRDLGVKKMKLLTNNPKKLIGLEGYGLEVVERVPIEVGICEYNINYLKTKKEKLGHLLNLEKKEDEKYNEQ; encoded by the coding sequence TTGGTAAAGGGAAGATTCCCGTTAGATAGAGTAGAAGAAGCTATTGAGGAAATTAAAAAAGGAAAAATGGTGGTCGTCGTTGACGACCCCAATAGAGAAAATGAAGGAGATTTAGTTATCGCTGCAGAAAAGGTTACCCCAGAAGCTATTAACTTTATGGCAAAATATGGAAGAGGATTAATATGTCTTGCTTTAACGGAAGAAAGGTGTGATGAGCTTGAAATAGAACCAATGACTCCTCGTCCAACAGACCCAAAAGAAACTGCTTTCGGAATTTCTATAGATGCCCACCCCAAATTTGGAACAACAACAGGAATATCGGCCTATGACAGAGCTATAACGATAAAAAGAGCTATAGACCCCGAAGCTAAGCCTGAAGATTTTATTAAGCCGGGGCATGTCTTTCCCTTAAGAGCAAGAAAAGGAGGCGTTTTAAAAAGGTCAGGACACACAGAAGCAGCAGTTGACCTAGCAAGACTAGCAGGACTTTATCCAGCTGGAGTTATTTGCGAAATAATGGATGAAGACGGCTCAATGATGCGTCTTCCTAAGCTTATAGACTATGCAAGAAAACACGGACTGAAAATAATAAGTATTGCTGATCTTATTGAATACAGAATGAAAAGCGAAAGCTTGATAAGAAGAGAAGCCGAAGCAAACTTACCTACTCCATATGGAATGTGGAAGATATATGCGTACACTTCCTTAGTTGACAACAAAGAACATGTTGCTCTTACAATGGGAGAAATTAGAGAAGATGAACCTATCCTTGTTAGAGTACATTCTGAATGTCTTACAGGAGATGTTTTTGGTTCTTTAAAGTGTGACTGCCGCTCTCAGCTTCACAAAGCTATGGAAATGATTTCAGAAGAAGGAAAAGGCGTTATAGTTTATTTAAGACAGGAAGGTAGAGGAATAGGACTTGTTAACAAAATAAAAGCTTATCACTTGCAAGATCATGGATTTGACACGGTAGAAGCGAATAAAAAGTTAGGTTTTCCTCCGGATATGAGAGACTTTGGAATTGGAGCTCAAATACTAAGAGACTTGGGCGTAAAAAAAATGAAACTTCTTACAAACAATCCTAAAAAACTTATAGGGCTTGAAGGTTACGGACTTGAAGTTGTAGAAAGAGTTCCTATAGAAGTTGGAATTTGTGAATATAATATCAACTACTTAAAAACAAAAAAGGAAAAACTTGGACATTTATTGAACTTAGAAAAAAAGGAGGACGAAAAATACAACGAGCAATAG
- the clpP gene encoding ATP-dependent Clp endopeptidase proteolytic subunit ClpP, protein MEEILNQFVPIVIEQTGRGERAYDIYSRLLKDRIIMLGTPIDDHVANLIVAQLLFLEAEDPEKDIYLYINSPGGVVTAGLAIYDTMQYIKPDVVTICLGQAASMGAVLLAAGAKGKRFALPHARIMIHQPLGGFQGQATDIEIHAKEILRLKKMLNEILSKHTGQSLRKIEKDTERDYFMSAEEAQKYGLIDKVLTRRGE, encoded by the coding sequence ATGGAAGAGATTTTAAACCAGTTTGTTCCGATAGTAATTGAACAAACGGGAAGAGGAGAAAGAGCTTACGATATCTATTCAAGACTCCTAAAAGATAGAATTATTATGTTAGGAACTCCTATTGATGACCACGTGGCAAACCTTATAGTTGCTCAACTCCTCTTTTTAGAAGCAGAAGATCCTGAAAAGGATATCTACCTCTACATAAATAGTCCCGGAGGTGTTGTAACTGCAGGATTAGCTATTTACGATACTATGCAGTACATCAAACCTGACGTTGTAACAATCTGTTTGGGGCAGGCAGCAAGTATGGGAGCTGTTCTCCTTGCTGCTGGTGCAAAAGGTAAAAGATTTGCTCTTCCTCATGCAAGAATAATGATCCATCAACCTCTTGGAGGATTTCAAGGACAGGCAACTGATATAGAAATACATGCTAAGGAAATTCTAAGATTAAAGAAAATGCTAAACGAAATTCTTTCAAAGCACACAGGTCAATCTCTTAGAAAAATTGAAAAAGACACAGAAAGAGATTACTTCATGAGTGCAGAAGAAGCTCAAAAGTATGGACTTATTGATAAAGTTCTTACAAGGAGAGGAGAGTAA
- the plsY gene encoding glycerol-3-phosphate 1-O-acyltransferase PlsY, with amino-acid sequence MIDSIVILYSFLAFLFGSIPFGYVIGKLKGVDVRQHGSGNIGATNVSRVLGKKYGAFVLFLDALKGFLPVFILKFLGYPLEYQVLAGFFAILGHCFSPFLKFKGGKGVATGLGVFLVISPKVTFIVLGIFFSVFFLTRYVSLSSIIAALSYPIIFRFLEKPSEFTSLLVFLTAFVVVGKHYQNIIRLLKGEEKRFK; translated from the coding sequence ATGATTGACTCTATAGTTATTTTGTATAGCTTTTTAGCCTTTCTTTTTGGTTCTATTCCTTTTGGTTATGTTATTGGAAAGTTAAAGGGAGTTGATGTCAGACAACATGGAAGTGGAAATATCGGAGCCACAAATGTTTCAAGAGTTTTAGGGAAAAAGTATGGTGCTTTTGTTCTTTTCTTAGATGCTTTAAAAGGTTTTCTTCCTGTTTTTATTCTAAAGTTTTTAGGCTATCCTCTCGAGTACCAGGTTCTTGCAGGATTTTTTGCGATTTTAGGACACTGCTTTTCGCCTTTTCTCAAATTTAAAGGAGGAAAGGGAGTTGCTACAGGTTTAGGTGTTTTTCTCGTTATTTCTCCAAAGGTAACTTTTATTGTTCTTGGTATTTTCTTTTCAGTTTTTTTCTTAACTCGTTATGTTTCTTTAAGTTCGATAATTGCAGCACTTTCATATCCAATAATCTTTAGGTTCCTTGAAAAGCCTTCAGAATTTACGTCTCTTTTGGTATTCTTAACTGCGTTTGTTGTTGTAGGAAAACATTATCAAAACATCATAAGGTTGTTAAAAGGTGAAGAGAAGAGGTTTAAGTAA
- a CDS encoding polyprenyl synthetase family protein — protein MELKEYLKERKAIIDREILKYLPSVPPFGKRLYEAVKYSLTVGGKRLRPILCMAGCEVVGGNYEEALTPACAIEMIHTYSLIHDDLPAMDNDTLRRGHPTTWYKFDEATAILAGDALLNRAFEVLSQWNFDCDRKIKVIEEISKASGMLGMVLGQQCDMDAEGRKDVTLEELLFIHRHKTGRLITASVVSGGITGGGSEEEIGTLKKYGDSIGLAFQIIDDVLDVIGDQNKIGKNVGSDLEKGKVTFVTFFGVDGAKRKAREEIEKAISALELFPAKKNELLKKLAHFIVEREY, from the coding sequence ATGGAACTTAAAGAATATCTAAAAGAAAGAAAAGCCATAATAGATAGAGAAATTCTTAAATATTTACCTTCTGTTCCACCTTTTGGAAAAAGACTTTACGAGGCTGTGAAGTATTCTTTAACTGTCGGTGGTAAGAGGTTAAGGCCTATTCTTTGTATGGCAGGGTGCGAGGTTGTCGGAGGAAATTACGAAGAAGCATTAACTCCAGCTTGTGCAATAGAGATGATACATACTTATTCTTTAATTCACGATGATTTACCAGCTATGGATAATGATACGCTTAGAAGAGGTCATCCTACTACTTGGTATAAGTTTGATGAAGCTACTGCTATCTTGGCAGGAGACGCTCTTTTAAATAGAGCTTTTGAAGTTCTGTCTCAGTGGAATTTTGATTGTGATAGAAAGATAAAGGTAATTGAGGAAATTTCAAAGGCTTCTGGAATGCTTGGAATGGTCTTAGGACAGCAGTGTGATATGGATGCTGAGGGACGTAAAGATGTAACGTTGGAAGAACTTCTTTTTATACATAGACATAAGACTGGAAGACTTATAACTGCTTCTGTTGTTTCAGGTGGAATTACTGGAGGAGGAAGTGAAGAAGAAATTGGAACTCTTAAAAAGTATGGAGATAGCATAGGTTTAGCATTTCAGATAATAGACGATGTTCTTGATGTTATTGGAGATCAAAATAAAATCGGAAAGAACGTTGGTTCAGACTTGGAAAAAGGGAAAGTTACGTTCGTTACTTTTTTTGGTGTTGATGGTGCGAAAAGAAAAGCAAGAGAAGAAATTGAAAAGGCTATTTCTGCATTAGAGTTATTTCCTGCTAAAAAGAATGAACTTCTTAAAAAATTAGCACACTTTATAGTTGAAAGAGAATATTAA
- the pdxA gene encoding 4-hydroxythreonine-4-phosphate dehydrogenase PdxA, which produces MELRKKGGRKIQRAIGITLGDPAGIGSEILLKSLPFLRSLNIPIFIYGSKGVLSFYSKLLRLPFSIKEVSSPINEPGTHLINVIDKIKFEVGKVSQEAGKAQIAFLERAVKDAKKGLINAIVTLPINKESARLGGFTFPGHTEYLAYAFKTSEFAMMLANEKLKVVLLTTHVALKDVPKLISKEKILSKLRLIHKSLNSPKIAVAALNPHAGENGLFGDEEIKIINPAVKEAKRKGINVNGAISSDTVFVRALKGEFDVVLCMYHDQGLIPIKLLGFGNSVNVTLGLPVVRTSVDHGTAYDIAGKGIADSESFKTAVKMALDLQT; this is translated from the coding sequence ATTGAACTTAGAAAAAAAGGAGGACGAAAAATACAACGAGCAATAGGAATAACACTTGGAGATCCTGCAGGGATAGGAAGCGAAATACTTTTAAAATCTCTTCCATTTCTTCGCTCTCTTAACATTCCTATTTTTATCTATGGCTCAAAAGGAGTTTTAAGCTTTTATTCTAAATTACTAAGACTTCCATTTAGTATTAAAGAGGTAAGCTCTCCTATTAACGAACCTGGAACTCATCTTATCAACGTTATTGACAAGATTAAATTTGAAGTTGGAAAAGTTTCTCAAGAGGCGGGAAAAGCTCAAATTGCATTTTTAGAAAGAGCTGTAAAAGACGCAAAAAAAGGTTTAATAAATGCTATAGTAACTCTTCCAATAAATAAGGAATCTGCAAGACTTGGTGGATTTACTTTTCCAGGACATACAGAATATTTGGCTTATGCTTTTAAAACCTCTGAATTTGCAATGATGTTGGCAAATGAAAAGTTAAAAGTGGTCCTTCTTACAACTCACGTAGCTTTAAAAGATGTACCTAAGCTTATCTCAAAGGAAAAAATCCTCTCAAAACTAAGACTAATCCATAAATCTCTAAACTCACCCAAAATAGCTGTTGCTGCTTTAAACCCCCATGCTGGAGAAAATGGATTATTTGGAGATGAAGAGATAAAAATAATCAATCCGGCAGTTAAAGAAGCAAAAAGAAAAGGAATAAATGTAAATGGAGCTATCTCGTCAGACACTGTCTTTGTAAGAGCTCTAAAAGGAGAATTTGACGTCGTCCTCTGTATGTATCACGACCAGGGACTAATTCCAATTAAACTTTTAGGTTTTGGAAATTCAGTAAATGTAACTCTTGGACTTCCAGTAGTAAGAACTTCTGTTGACCATGGAACAGCTTACGACATAGCTGGAAAGGGAATAGCAGATTCTGAAAGTTTTAAAACTGCTGTTAAAATGGCCCTTGACTTACAAACTTGA
- the dxs gene encoding 1-deoxy-D-xylulose-5-phosphate synthase, whose translation MVLERVNSPDDVKKLSTEELRQLAQDVRKFIIDVVTKTGGHLASSLGVVELTLALLKVFSPPKDEIIWDVGHQSYPYKILTGRKEKFYTLRQYGGISGFPSIKESPYDVFGVGHSSTSISAALGIRVGKKLKGEEGHVIAVIGDGALTAGEAYEGLNNAGQLGEDLIVILNDNEMSISKNIGAISNYLTKVTTGEFLRKAKHRLEEVTKKIFGEKVYKGLKRVEDLIVKGLFPPGMLFEELGFRYVGPIDGHDLDTLIVTLENVSKMSGPTLVHVITKKGKGYEPAEEKPERFHGISPKKTNSDSKQPTYTEVFSKTLIEIGKKYKDIVAITAAMPSGTGLDKFKEVFPERYYDVGIAEQHAVTFAAGMAKKGLKPVVAIYSTFLQRAFDQIVHDVALQELPVVFAIDRAGLVGEDGATHHGAFDLSYLRIIPNMVVAVPKDEEELRHLLYTAVRSNKPFAVRYPRGRGYGVLLREPLYEIPIGTWEVLRKGKDMAILANGWTVYQALDAAKELEKLGISVTVVNARYVKPLDEVLLRELAKEYELILTVEENTVKGGFGSTVDEFLAPWYQGKLVNIGLPDEFIEHGDQNLLRRLAGIDKEGIKKKVMEFLKKRASSL comes from the coding sequence TTGGTTTTAGAAAGAGTAAATTCTCCAGATGATGTGAAAAAGCTTTCGACAGAAGAGCTTAGGCAGTTGGCTCAAGACGTTAGAAAGTTCATTATAGATGTTGTAACAAAGACTGGTGGTCATCTTGCTTCTTCTCTTGGAGTAGTTGAGCTTACCCTTGCGTTGCTAAAAGTTTTTTCTCCCCCAAAGGATGAAATTATCTGGGATGTTGGACACCAATCCTATCCTTACAAAATCCTTACAGGAAGAAAAGAGAAGTTCTATACTCTTAGGCAGTATGGAGGCATTTCTGGTTTTCCTTCAATAAAGGAAAGTCCTTATGATGTTTTTGGAGTAGGACATAGTAGCACTTCCATTTCTGCTGCTCTTGGTATAAGAGTGGGAAAGAAGTTAAAAGGTGAAGAAGGGCATGTTATAGCAGTTATTGGAGATGGTGCTCTAACTGCTGGTGAAGCTTATGAAGGTTTAAATAATGCCGGTCAACTTGGAGAAGACTTAATTGTTATTCTCAATGACAATGAGATGTCTATATCAAAAAATATTGGGGCAATTTCAAATTACCTTACAAAGGTAACAACTGGAGAATTCTTAAGAAAAGCAAAACATCGTCTTGAAGAAGTAACAAAAAAAATATTTGGTGAAAAGGTTTATAAAGGTCTTAAAAGAGTTGAAGACTTAATAGTTAAGGGACTTTTTCCTCCAGGAATGCTTTTTGAAGAGTTAGGATTTAGATATGTGGGACCAATAGACGGTCATGATCTTGATACTTTAATTGTTACTCTTGAAAATGTTTCAAAAATGAGTGGTCCTACACTCGTTCATGTTATAACTAAGAAAGGAAAAGGATACGAACCAGCCGAAGAAAAACCTGAAAGATTCCACGGTATTTCTCCAAAAAAGACAAATTCTGACAGTAAACAACCAACATACACTGAGGTTTTTTCAAAAACACTAATAGAAATTGGAAAAAAGTATAAGGACATTGTTGCAATAACTGCTGCAATGCCTTCTGGAACTGGACTTGATAAGTTTAAAGAAGTATTTCCAGAAAGATATTATGATGTAGGTATAGCAGAACAACATGCTGTTACCTTTGCAGCAGGAATGGCTAAAAAAGGATTAAAACCTGTTGTTGCAATATATTCAACATTTTTGCAAAGAGCTTTTGATCAGATAGTTCACGATGTAGCTCTTCAGGAGCTTCCAGTAGTTTTTGCAATTGACAGAGCAGGGCTTGTAGGAGAAGATGGCGCTACACATCACGGAGCTTTTGACCTTTCATATCTCAGAATTATTCCAAATATGGTTGTTGCAGTTCCAAAAGATGAAGAAGAGCTAAGACATTTACTTTACACAGCAGTAAGATCTAATAAACCTTTTGCTGTTCGCTATCCAAGAGGTAGAGGTTACGGGGTTTTGTTAAGAGAACCTCTTTATGAAATCCCTATTGGGACGTGGGAAGTTTTAAGGAAAGGAAAAGACATGGCAATTCTTGCAAATGGTTGGACTGTTTATCAGGCTCTTGATGCTGCCAAAGAGCTAGAAAAGTTAGGAATTTCTGTAACTGTTGTAAATGCAAGATACGTTAAACCTCTTGATGAAGTTCTTCTAAGGGAATTAGCTAAGGAATATGAGTTGATTTTAACTGTTGAGGAAAACACAGTAAAGGGAGGTTTTGGTTCAACTGTTGATGAATTTTTAGCTCCTTGGTATCAAGGAAAACTTGTAAATATTGGTCTTCCAGATGAGTTTATTGAACATGGAGATCAAAATCTTCTAAGACGTTTAGCTGGAATAGATAAAGAAGGAATAAAGAAAAAGGTAATGGAGTTCTTAAAGAAAAGAGCATCAAGTTTGTAA
- a CDS encoding RelA/SpoT family protein — MRSCKEIIEKVKEYRDSFDEELIIKAYNFAKERHEGQFRKSGEPFFSHPAEVAYILAELRMDTPTIISGLLHDVVEDTDTTIEEIEKEFGKEVAFIVKGVTKLEGYQFSSKEERDAESFRNLLISLAEDIRVLIVKLADRLHNMRTMESMKPESQKRNAKETLTIYAPLANRLGMYRIKNELEDLSLKYLDPETYNELEKKVREKKRKILPYLEEIIKTVREKLKENGLKGDIQWRVKHIYGIYRKMVTKGIPFEEVYDVAGIRVITDTVGACYQILGIIHSIWIPVPGRIKDYIATPKPNMYQSLHTTVVGPKGQFIEFQIRTYEMHQVAEMGIAAHWKYKEGGGALTETEKERFIWLRNLLEWVKEEKNPQEFIETVRNDLYSEDIYVFTPKGDLKTLPVGSTPVDFAYAIHTSIGHRCKAAKVNGKLVPLNHILQSGDKVEIITSNEERPSRDWLNFVKTSKAKNAIKNFIRKEENERARKLGESLVDKMVRKFSEKSLNSIKEEEIEDILKSFGYSNLDSALADVGYGKLDAEKLAKKLLKLPIETEKRKKKKKRVGKVSGIKVDGIDNVMVSLGTCCHPLPGDRVIGVVNSGKGIVIHTANCIVAKQVKESSPGKLVKVEFLPSDRVYNAKIRVTAEDRPGLLANVSSAIAKLKINITSVQTKSLSGRAVLDFIVQVKSKEELQKVIHTIKQVKGVIAAKRIYREKVQKVM; from the coding sequence ATGAGAAGCTGTAAAGAAATTATAGAAAAAGTAAAAGAATATAGAGACTCTTTTGATGAAGAATTAATAATTAAAGCATACAACTTTGCCAAGGAAAGGCACGAAGGACAATTCAGAAAATCCGGAGAACCGTTTTTTTCTCATCCTGCAGAAGTTGCTTACATACTAGCAGAACTAAGAATGGACACTCCAACAATCATTTCTGGACTTTTACACGATGTAGTTGAAGATACAGACACCACAATAGAAGAAATTGAAAAAGAGTTTGGAAAAGAAGTTGCTTTCATTGTAAAGGGAGTAACAAAGCTTGAAGGTTATCAGTTTTCAAGTAAAGAAGAAAGAGATGCAGAAAGCTTTAGAAATCTTCTTATATCTCTTGCAGAAGACATAAGAGTTTTAATAGTTAAACTTGCAGATAGACTCCACAATATGAGGACTATGGAAAGTATGAAACCTGAAAGTCAAAAAAGAAACGCAAAGGAAACTCTCACAATTTATGCACCTTTAGCCAATAGACTTGGTATGTATAGAATTAAGAATGAACTGGAAGACCTTTCATTAAAATATCTTGATCCAGAAACTTACAATGAATTAGAAAAAAAAGTAAGAGAAAAAAAGAGAAAAATACTTCCTTATCTTGAGGAAATAATCAAGACAGTTAGAGAGAAGCTAAAAGAAAATGGTTTAAAAGGTGATATTCAGTGGAGAGTTAAACACATTTACGGTATATACAGAAAAATGGTAACAAAGGGAATTCCTTTTGAAGAAGTTTACGACGTTGCAGGAATAAGAGTTATTACAGATACAGTAGGAGCGTGTTATCAGATATTGGGAATTATACACAGTATTTGGATACCTGTTCCAGGAAGGATAAAAGATTACATCGCCACTCCTAAACCAAATATGTATCAGTCCTTACACACAACAGTGGTTGGACCCAAAGGGCAGTTTATTGAATTTCAAATAAGAACTTACGAAATGCATCAAGTTGCAGAAATGGGAATTGCTGCCCACTGGAAGTATAAAGAAGGTGGAGGAGCTCTCACAGAAACTGAAAAAGAAAGATTTATCTGGCTGAGAAATCTACTTGAGTGGGTAAAAGAGGAAAAAAATCCTCAAGAGTTTATTGAAACAGTAAGAAACGACTTATATAGCGAAGATATTTATGTTTTCACTCCAAAAGGTGATTTAAAAACGCTTCCTGTTGGTTCAACTCCCGTAGATTTTGCCTATGCAATTCACACTTCAATAGGTCATAGATGCAAAGCAGCAAAAGTAAACGGTAAATTGGTTCCCCTAAACCACATTCTTCAAAGTGGAGACAAGGTAGAAATCATAACAAGTAACGAAGAAAGACCAAGTAGAGACTGGCTAAACTTCGTGAAAACCTCAAAGGCAAAAAACGCCATTAAAAACTTTATACGAAAAGAAGAAAATGAAAGAGCAAGAAAATTAGGAGAAAGCCTTGTAGATAAGATGGTTAGAAAATTTTCTGAAAAAAGCCTTAATTCTATTAAAGAGGAAGAAATAGAAGACATTCTTAAATCTTTTGGATATTCTAATCTTGACTCTGCTCTTGCAGATGTCGGTTATGGAAAATTAGATGCTGAAAAACTTGCTAAAAAACTTCTAAAGCTTCCAATTGAAACTGAAAAAAGAAAGAAAAAGAAGAAAAGAGTAGGAAAAGTCAGTGGCATAAAAGTAGATGGCATTGATAATGTTATGGTATCACTAGGAACCTGCTGTCATCCATTACCCGGAGACAGAGTAATTGGAGTAGTTAATTCAGGCAAAGGTATAGTTATACACACCGCAAACTGCATAGTTGCAAAACAGGTAAAAGAGAGTTCTCCAGGAAAGCTTGTAAAGGTTGAGTTTTTACCTTCTGATAGGGTTTACAATGCAAAGATAAGAGTAACTGCTGAAGATAGACCGGGATTACTTGCAAATGTATCTTCAGCTATTGCTAAACTGAAGATAAATATTACCTCTGTTCAAACTAAAAGTCTTTCTGGTAGAGCTGTCTTAGACTTCATTGTTCAGGTCAAAAGTAAAGAAGAGCTCCAAAAAGTTATACATACTATAAAGCAGGTTAAAGGAGTTATTGCAGCTAAAAGAATCTATAGAGAAAAAGTTCAAAAAGTTATGTAG
- the pgsA gene encoding CDP-diacylglycerol--glycerol-3-phosphate 3-phosphatidyltransferase — MGKVKTIPNFLTLIRIFLLPFVVFSIISKQFFVALVLFVLSAVTDFLDGYIARKQKSITSLGMLLDPVADKLLTSSTLISLAYVKLCDPYSVIAIVGREEAVTGMRAIAASRGLVIPASKGGKIKTTLIMISIILLLSGLKNVGEVFLIVSAGVALYTGFVYFIRFFESFGEEDD; from the coding sequence ATGGGAAAAGTTAAAACTATTCCCAACTTTTTAACCTTAATAAGAATTTTCCTTTTACCATTTGTAGTTTTTTCAATCATAAGTAAGCAGTTTTTTGTTGCTCTTGTCTTATTTGTACTTAGCGCTGTTACAGATTTTCTTGATGGTTACATTGCAAGAAAACAAAAGAGCATTACCAGTCTTGGAATGTTGCTTGATCCTGTAGCAGATAAACTTTTAACCTCATCAACTCTTATATCTCTTGCTTATGTTAAACTGTGTGATCCTTATTCTGTTATTGCAATAGTTGGAAGAGAGGAAGCAGTAACAGGAATGAGAGCAATAGCTGCCTCAAGGGGATTAGTAATTCCCGCATCTAAAGGGGGAAAGATAAAAACAACCTTGATAATGATTTCTATTATTCTTTTACTTTCTGGATTAAAGAATGTAGGAGAAGTTTTTCTTATAGTTTCGGCTGGAGTTGCTCTTTATACAGGTTTTGTTTATTTCATAAGATTTTTCGAAAGTTTCGGGGAGGAAGATGATTGA
- the dnaN gene encoding DNA polymerase III subunit beta, which produces MKIRISSNNIKSAVKKVFSAADKRGNIPILSNILFEAEDNILKLTATNLEIGVSTFIDCEVTESGKTTVNAQKCAKLFSSLIGEEFEVETDDSKLIVKSANSRFSLATLPPEEFPEIEFPESFGVKLSSSDIDRAIKKVSYAVSKDEARYILTGVYFRSFGDKIHAVATDGHRLALFEMKAEAEEFSSIIPRKALSELKKLLKESDEIELLGKENKIFFRIGDTLFWSSVIDGEYPDYMAVIPEDNPLECIAIREELVNALKEVSVIYDKEEIRAVILNLTPGNLRLIARKMELDSASEEAEVNIPVEYSGEEFEIGFNINHLLEAVSSFDGDTIKILMDQPISPVLIVSEEEPELKNVIMPMKV; this is translated from the coding sequence ATGAAAATAAGGATTAGTAGTAATAATATTAAGAGTGCTGTGAAAAAAGTTTTTTCCGCTGCGGATAAAAGAGGTAATATTCCAATTCTTTCCAATATTCTTTTTGAAGCTGAAGACAATATTTTAAAGCTCACTGCAACAAATCTTGAAATTGGAGTTTCTACTTTTATTGATTGTGAAGTAACTGAATCTGGAAAAACTACAGTTAATGCTCAAAAATGTGCAAAACTCTTTTCAAGTCTCATTGGAGAAGAGTTTGAGGTTGAAACTGATGATAGTAAACTAATTGTTAAATCTGCAAATTCCCGTTTTTCCTTAGCAACTCTTCCTCCTGAAGAGTTTCCTGAAATTGAGTTTCCCGAATCGTTTGGAGTAAAGTTATCTTCTTCTGATATCGATAGAGCAATTAAGAAGGTTTCTTACGCCGTTAGTAAAGACGAAGCACGTTACATCCTTACCGGTGTTTATTTTCGCTCTTTTGGAGATAAAATACATGCAGTAGCTACTGATGGTCATAGATTAGCTCTTTTTGAAATGAAAGCGGAAGCAGAAGAGTTTTCTTCTATTATTCCAAGAAAAGCTCTTTCTGAACTTAAGAAACTTCTTAAAGAAAGTGATGAAATTGAGCTTCTTGGGAAAGAGAACAAGATTTTTTTCCGTATTGGAGATACTCTATTTTGGAGCTCTGTAATAGATGGAGAATATCCTGATTACATGGCTGTTATACCTGAGGATAATCCATTAGAATGCATAGCTATTAGAGAAGAACTTGTTAACGCTCTTAAAGAGGTTTCTGTTATTTACGATAAAGAAGAAATAAGAGCAGTTATACTTAACCTCACTCCTGGCAATTTAAGGTTAATAGCAAGGAAGATGGAACTCGACTCGGCATCCGAAGAAGCTGAAGTAAACATACCTGTTGAGTATAGCGGAGAAGAGTTTGAGATAGGTTTCAATATAAATCATCTTCTTGAAGCCGTTTCTTCCTTTGATGGAGATACTATTAAAATTTTAATGGATCAGCCTATTTCTCCAGTTTTAATTGTTTCAGAAGAAGAACCTGAGCTAAAAAATGTAATAATGCCTATGAAGGTGTAA